In a genomic window of Corynebacterium choanae:
- a CDS encoding HesB/IscA family protein yields MTTPETQTGVTLTEAAAAKAKALLDQEGRDDLYLRIAVQPGGCAGLRYQLYFDDRELDGDKVDVISGVKLAVDKMSVPYLTGATIDFADSIESQGFTIDNPNAAGSCACGDSFN; encoded by the coding sequence ATGACAACCCCCGAAACACAGACAGGCGTCACCCTCACCGAAGCTGCTGCTGCGAAAGCGAAAGCCTTGCTTGATCAGGAAGGCCGCGACGATCTGTATCTTCGCATTGCGGTGCAACCCGGTGGCTGCGCTGGCCTGCGCTACCAGCTCTACTTCGACGACCGTGAACTCGACGGAGACAAAGTCGACGTGATCAGTGGTGTGAAGCTGGCCGTCGATAAGATGAGCGTTCCTTACCTCACCGGAGCAACCATCGATTTTGCTGACTCCATCGAGTCGCAAGGGTTTACCATCGATAATCCAAATGCCGCCGGCTCCTGTGCCTGCGGTGACTCTTTCAACTAA
- a CDS encoding DUF3043 domain-containing protein, with protein sequence MKLPWNKDETSTPAATETPVVQPQEQLPKGYTPKKGRPTPKRNEVELAKGVRHAPVRPAETPAEARARRKELKASMSREEWKALKRREKDELKKAQQRTRAAMDRGDERFLLERDKGPAKAYIRDWVDARRFFSTLMLPIAVLLLVFMIAGQKFPEVAAYSSMFGLLAMIIFVVEGIWLGRKSASEALEHYPDTPETKMSLGFYAYSRASQPRRLRSPKPRLEVGGAPVAH encoded by the coding sequence GTGAAACTTCCGTGGAATAAGGACGAGACGTCAACGCCTGCTGCAACCGAGACACCGGTTGTGCAACCGCAGGAACAGCTACCGAAGGGCTACACCCCGAAGAAGGGGCGGCCGACCCCGAAACGTAACGAGGTCGAACTTGCCAAGGGTGTTCGGCATGCACCGGTTCGTCCTGCTGAGACTCCAGCGGAGGCACGAGCCCGGCGTAAAGAGCTGAAGGCTTCCATGTCTCGCGAAGAGTGGAAAGCGTTGAAGCGCCGGGAAAAGGACGAGCTGAAAAAAGCACAGCAACGTACCCGGGCGGCGATGGATCGCGGCGATGAACGATTCTTGCTCGAACGCGATAAGGGGCCGGCCAAGGCCTATATTCGCGACTGGGTTGATGCCCGCCGGTTCTTCTCCACATTGATGCTGCCCATTGCAGTGTTGTTGCTGGTGTTTATGATTGCGGGACAAAAATTCCCAGAGGTTGCTGCTTACTCGTCAATGTTCGGGTTGCTAGCAATGATCATTTTCGTGGTCGAAGGGATTTGGTTGGGACGCAAGTCTGCTTCGGAGGCTTTGGAGCACTACCCGGATACCCCGGAGACGAAAATGTCACTCGGTTTTTACGCCTATAGCCGGGCTAGCCAACCGCGACGTCTCCGTTCGCCGAAACCGCGGTTAGAAGTCGGGGGCGCTCCTGTAGCGCACTAA